The Streptomyces sp. NBC_01142 genomic interval CCGCTGATCACGTGGTTCGCAGCATCAGGGCGTGGCGAGTGTGGTCGCCGTAGACGCCGGTCTCGTCGCCCCGGATGCCGTACCACTCTTGGAATCTGGCCACGGCCGCCCGGACCTCAACGTCGTAGCTGCCACCGATCGTGCCGTTGTCGTAGATGTCGGGGACCTGGCGCAGACGTACCTGCAACTCGTACACGCCATGGCCGCTGTCGCCCTGGCGCAGCACGCCCGTGCCTGGAACCTCGGGGAGCTTGGGAGCCGGGTTGTCGGGCAGCGGTCGGTCCGTTTGCCCGGAGGGCGGGGAGGGGACCGGCGGTGCGGGGTCGTCGTTGACCAGCAGCGAAGAGGCGAGGATCAATCCGCTCACGGCAACCCCTCCGAAGGCTCCGGTGAGACGAGTGTCCCGCCGCTCGGTGAAGGAACGCCATCCTCGATGTCTGTTCCTCGCGTGCGCGCTGACGGGTGACGGTGATGCCTTCGAGGGCGGGGCGATGAGTTGGTCCGCGGGCGGGGCCGGGCGTGGAGCCGGGCGTTGGGGGACAGCCGACCCGGTGGTGTCCGGGCGCGGGCCGGTCCAGCGGAGTGCGTCCTCCTGCGGCGGAGCCGGGGGCAGGAAGGTCACCGGCGGCGTGGCGTACGTCGGGCCTGCGCCGCTCGACATTGCCGGTTTTCCCACCGGCGGGGGCGGGACA includes:
- a CDS encoding peptidoglycan-binding domain-containing protein, encoding MSGLILASSLLVNDDPAPPVPSPPSGQTDRPLPDNPAPKLPEVPGTGVLRQGDSGHGVYELQVRLRQVPDIYDNGTIGGSYDVEVRAAVARFQEWYGIRGDETGVYGDHTRHALMLRTT